One Legionella hackeliae DNA segment encodes these proteins:
- a CDS encoding restriction endonuclease subunit S, whose protein sequence is MTDKSFSRIKFTKYTTFKIGDFAEVKGGKRLPVGEKFSETTTDHPYLRIVDFKSNGIIDTASLQFIEESVFNKISRYIISVDDLYISIVGTIGLVGSIPPSLDGANLTENAAKICNINSNIINKKYLEYYLRSTIGQEEIRKLSVGSTQAKLALFRILQISVPCPSLVIQNSIVQVLNSLEERIKILHEMNSTLENTAQTIFRSWFMDFDPVHAKAEGREPEGMDAGTAALFPDGFEESELGLIPKGWSIAKIEQVLELAYGKALKATDRIFGSVPVYGSGGVTGYHNEALINEPSIIVGRKGTVGSLYWEDQPFFPIDTVFYVKAKVPLTYCYYLLQTLGLTEMNTDGAVPGLNRNNVYRLKIAMGSNEIIQAFDNAVMPLRKKISYNLEHINILIKLRDNLLPRLISGELTLAESEKVLRDYA, encoded by the coding sequence ATGACTGATAAAAGCTTTAGTAGAATAAAATTTACTAAGTACACAACTTTTAAAATAGGTGACTTCGCAGAAGTGAAAGGAGGAAAAAGGCTTCCAGTAGGGGAAAAATTTTCAGAGACTACAACGGACCATCCATATTTACGGATTGTAGATTTTAAAAGTAATGGGATTATAGATACTGCCTCATTGCAATTTATAGAAGAAAGCGTGTTTAACAAAATATCAAGGTATATAATTTCAGTTGATGATTTATATATTTCTATTGTGGGCACGATTGGGCTTGTTGGCTCTATTCCTCCCTCGCTCGATGGTGCAAATTTAACTGAAAATGCTGCAAAAATTTGTAATATTAATTCAAATATAATAAATAAAAAATATTTGGAGTATTATCTTCGATCGACTATCGGACAAGAGGAAATCCGTAAATTATCCGTGGGATCAACGCAAGCAAAATTAGCTTTATTTCGAATTTTACAAATTTCTGTTCCATGCCCATCCTTAGTAATACAAAACTCTATTGTGCAAGTACTAAACTCTCTTGAAGAGCGTATAAAAATTTTACATGAGATGAATAGTACGTTAGAGAATACTGCCCAAACTATTTTCAGATCATGGTTCATGGATTTCGACCCCGTACACGCAAAAGCAGAAGGCCGTGAACCTGAAGGAATGGATGCAGGAACAGCAGCACTTTTTCCTGATGGTTTTGAGGAGTCGGAGTTGGGATTAATTCCGAAGGGGTGGTCGATTGCAAAAATTGAGCAAGTGCTAGAATTAGCTTACGGTAAAGCATTAAAAGCAACAGACCGTATCTTTGGTTCAGTTCCAGTATATGGTTCTGGTGGAGTTACTGGATATCATAATGAAGCATTAATAAATGAACCATCAATTATTGTAGGCCGTAAAGGTACGGTAGGGAGCTTATATTGGGAGGATCAGCCTTTCTTTCCAATCGATACAGTATTTTATGTAAAAGCAAAAGTGCCCCTTACTTATTGCTATTACCTCCTTCAAACGCTGGGTTTAACTGAAATGAACACAGATGGAGCTGTTCCCGGGCTCAATAGAAATAATGTTTATCGATTAAAAATAGCTATGGGCTCAAATGAAATTATTCAAGCTTTTGATAATGCTGTAATGCCCCTTAGAAAAAAAATTTCCTATAATTTAGAACATATTAATATTCTCATTAAGCTACGAGATAATTTGTTGCCACGTTTAATCTCAGGGGAATTAACTCTGGCTGAAAGTGAAAAAGTACTAAGGGATTATGCATGA
- a CDS encoding PDDEXK nuclease domain-containing protein, with protein sequence MNEEKNIAHNVEYKKWITDLKSKLKQAQLKAVVTVNQQLLMFYWDLGTDIIEKQKITAWGEGLLKQLSQDLKSEFPDMKGFSERNLRLIRQWVQFWIESSANWQQAVAELTQIPWGHNQVIINKCKNAEEGLYYIRNTIEYGWSRSVLTHQIESNLWQREGKALSNFTKALPSPQSDLAHQTLKDPYVFDFLRLTKGYDERDLEQGLIEHITQFLLELGAGFAYIGRQVPLQVGEREFFIDLLFYHTRLHCYLVVELKNVDFEPEHVGKLNFYIKAVDAQLRRQGDEPTIGLLLCKSHDKLVVEYALSDVNKPIGVSEYQITQSLPEELKSSLPTVEEIEAEFRGTKDND encoded by the coding sequence ATGAATGAAGAGAAGAATATAGCTCATAATGTTGAGTACAAAAAATGGATTACTGATTTAAAATCCAAGTTAAAGCAAGCCCAGCTTAAAGCGGTTGTTACGGTTAACCAACAGCTATTAATGTTCTATTGGGATCTTGGAACAGATATTATCGAGAAACAGAAAATCACTGCTTGGGGTGAAGGCCTTCTTAAGCAATTAAGCCAAGATTTAAAGAGCGAATTTCCCGATATGAAAGGATTTTCAGAGCGAAATCTTAGGCTTATTCGCCAGTGGGTACAGTTCTGGATTGAGAGCTCTGCAAATTGGCAACAAGCTGTTGCCGAATTAACCCAAATCCCTTGGGGGCATAATCAAGTCATTATTAATAAATGCAAAAATGCTGAGGAAGGTCTTTATTACATTAGAAACACAATCGAATATGGCTGGAGTCGAAGTGTTTTAACGCATCAAATTGAAAGTAATCTCTGGCAACGTGAAGGTAAAGCACTATCAAATTTCACTAAAGCCCTCCCATCCCCTCAGTCTGATTTAGCGCATCAAACCTTGAAAGACCCTTACGTCTTTGATTTCTTACGTCTAACCAAAGGCTATGATGAAAGAGATCTAGAGCAAGGATTGATTGAGCACATAACCCAATTTCTTTTAGAGCTCGGCGCAGGTTTTGCCTACATTGGCAGGCAAGTACCTCTTCAGGTTGGTGAGCGTGAATTTTTTATCGACTTATTGTTCTATCATACCCGGCTTCACTGTTATCTAGTCGTCGAATTAAAAAATGTAGACTTTGAACCTGAGCATGTGGGTAAGTTAAATTTTTACATCAAAGCTGTGGATGCTCAATTACGACGGCAAGGTGATGAGCCTACGATTGGCCTCTTGCTCTGCAAAAGCCATGATAAATTGGTCGTAGAATATGCCCTTAGTGATGTTAACAAGCCCATAGGAGTATCTGAGTACCAGATTACTCAATCGTTGCCTGAAGAGCTTAAATCTAGCTTGCCTACTGTGGAAGAGATTGAGGCAGAGTTTAGAGGGACAAAAGACAATGACTGA
- a CDS encoding class I SAM-dependent DNA methyltransferase, translating to MLEDIQKKLWSTADKLRANMDAAEYKHIVLGLIFLKYISDAFEMRRQELKKRFMDSSDEYFLPDADAEMLAEELEDRDYYKVVNAFWVPAAARWESIRARAKQADIGKLIDDALSLIEADNPKLKGILDKRYARAQLPDGKLGELVDVISSIGFGAANQNAKDLLGQVYEYFLGQFASAEGKKGGQFYTPASIVRTLVAVLAPHEGKVYDPCCGSGGMFVQSEKFIEAHGGKIGDVSIYGQESNPTTWRLAAMNLAIRGIDFNFGKEPGDSFTKNQHPDLRADFVLANPPFNISDWWHGSLESDPRWVYGTPPQGNANYAWLQHMLYHLKPNGRAGIVLANGSMSSSQNSEGDIRRKMVEADVVECMIALPGQLFFNTQIPACLWFLAKQKSIRKGEVLFIDARKLGTMISRSQLELTDTDIQKIADVVHAWRSDGETNADYADIPGFCRSVTLAEIAEHGHVLTPGRYVGAEVVEDDDGSFMEKMQHLTEKLGEQMAKGAELDVVIRNNLAKLGFEI from the coding sequence ATGTTAGAAGATATCCAAAAAAAGCTATGGTCTACCGCTGACAAACTCCGTGCAAATATGGATGCAGCCGAATATAAGCATATAGTGTTGGGGTTAATTTTTTTAAAGTACATCTCCGATGCTTTTGAAATGCGCCGTCAAGAGTTAAAGAAACGCTTCATGGATTCGAGCGATGAATATTTTCTTCCAGATGCTGATGCAGAAATGCTTGCCGAAGAATTAGAAGATCGCGACTATTACAAAGTAGTGAATGCCTTCTGGGTTCCAGCAGCAGCTCGTTGGGAAAGTATTCGTGCACGAGCCAAACAGGCCGATATTGGCAAGTTAATTGATGATGCGCTGTCATTGATAGAGGCAGATAATCCGAAGCTTAAAGGGATATTGGATAAACGCTATGCTCGTGCGCAATTGCCCGATGGCAAGTTAGGAGAATTAGTTGATGTCATCTCTTCCATTGGCTTTGGCGCAGCTAACCAAAATGCAAAGGATTTACTTGGTCAAGTGTATGAATATTTTCTAGGTCAGTTTGCCAGCGCTGAAGGTAAAAAAGGCGGACAGTTCTACACCCCTGCAAGCATAGTACGAACCTTGGTTGCTGTTTTAGCGCCTCATGAAGGCAAAGTATACGACCCATGCTGTGGTTCTGGTGGTATGTTTGTTCAGTCTGAAAAATTCATTGAAGCTCATGGAGGCAAAATAGGTGATGTCTCTATTTATGGGCAAGAATCAAACCCTACAACCTGGCGCTTAGCTGCAATGAACCTTGCCATTCGTGGTATCGATTTTAACTTTGGCAAAGAGCCTGGCGATTCCTTTACTAAAAACCAACACCCTGATTTACGTGCTGACTTTGTCTTAGCTAATCCACCCTTTAATATTTCTGACTGGTGGCATGGTAGCCTCGAAAGCGATCCTCGCTGGGTATACGGCACACCCCCACAAGGTAATGCAAACTATGCTTGGCTACAACATATGCTCTATCATCTGAAACCTAATGGTCGGGCAGGTATCGTATTAGCAAATGGTTCCATGAGCTCAAGCCAAAACAGTGAAGGTGATATTCGCCGCAAAATGGTAGAAGCAGATGTCGTGGAATGCATGATTGCTTTGCCAGGCCAGCTATTCTTTAACACCCAAATTCCAGCCTGTTTATGGTTTCTTGCCAAACAAAAATCAATCCGTAAAGGCGAAGTATTATTTATCGATGCTCGTAAACTGGGAACAATGATTAGTCGCTCACAACTTGAACTCACGGATACTGACATCCAGAAAATTGCGGATGTTGTACATGCTTGGAGATCGGATGGCGAAACCAATGCAGATTATGCTGATATTCCAGGTTTTTGTCGTAGCGTCACTTTGGCTGAAATTGCAGAACATGGGCATGTATTAACACCAGGTCGGTATGTAGGTGCTGAAGTAGTAGAAGATGATGATGGAAGCTTCATGGAAAAAATGCAGCATCTAACGGAAAAATTAGGTGAGCAAATGGCAAAGGGAGCCGAATTAGATGTCGTTATTCGTAACAATTTGGCCAAGCTTGGATTTGAGATTTAA
- a CDS encoding helix-turn-helix domain-containing protein, with amino-acid sequence MYLELSFFIFDNHYYYFLTDERSILETTIDKWISVEGVAEYLDVSSVTIYRWLEKGKIPAHRVGKQWRFKSSEIDAWVISGNAAEQSTETE; translated from the coding sequence ATGTATCTTGAACTTTCATTCTTTATCTTTGATAATCATTACTATTATTTTTTGACTGATGAGAGGTCTATCTTGGAGACAACAATAGATAAATGGATTTCAGTAGAAGGCGTTGCTGAATACCTGGATGTTTCATCGGTAACCATCTATCGCTGGCTTGAAAAGGGAAAAATTCCAGCGCATCGAGTGGGTAAACAATGGCGCTTTAAATCCAGTGAAATTGATGCATGGGTCATTTCTGGAAATGCAGCAGAACAATCTACCGAAACAGAATAG
- a CDS encoding AAA family ATPase, with amino-acid sequence MELMTEGTISKGKGVHVALVRASSIKPEPVAWLWRDWLAAGKLHVLGGTPGTGKTTIALDFAAVLSSGRCWPDDSPASCGNVVIWSGEDDPKDTLIPRLLQAGANMDNIYFIAGVQEDKKNRSFDPAIDMEPLLKKLEEIGNVRLLIIDTIVSAVTGDSHKNAEVRRSLQPLVDLAGKLGCALLGITHFSKATHGRNPIERLTGSLAFGALARVVLVVAKLPKEDDEDEMTWLLMRAKSNIGPDEGGFVYQLQQNELACHPGVCGSFIKWKQFVEGSARDWLASAEKTNEGKRQGALEKAIKFLSELLMNGPLPQADIEAQYLHAGHSHSTMRRAKSNLQIQSVKAGGYFGSEDQQWLWTLPNTVTEDEDIG; translated from the coding sequence ATGGAATTGATGACTGAGGGTACAATTTCTAAAGGCAAAGGGGTACATGTGGCGTTAGTAAGAGCATCAAGTATCAAACCTGAGCCTGTCGCTTGGCTTTGGAGAGATTGGCTCGCTGCTGGTAAGTTGCATGTGCTTGGAGGTACGCCAGGTACTGGTAAAACGACCATAGCTTTAGATTTTGCAGCAGTCCTATCTTCTGGCAGATGTTGGCCTGATGATTCACCTGCAAGTTGCGGCAATGTGGTGATATGGAGCGGTGAAGATGACCCCAAAGATACGTTAATCCCTCGCCTGCTTCAAGCAGGTGCAAATATGGATAACATATATTTTATTGCTGGTGTTCAGGAAGACAAAAAGAATCGATCTTTTGATCCTGCCATTGATATGGAACCACTATTAAAGAAGCTTGAAGAAATTGGCAATGTTCGTTTGTTAATAATTGACACTATTGTCTCTGCTGTTACAGGTGACAGCCATAAAAATGCAGAAGTCAGACGAAGCTTACAGCCTTTAGTTGATTTGGCTGGAAAATTAGGCTGTGCCTTATTGGGCATCACTCATTTTTCCAAAGCAACACATGGGCGGAATCCGATTGAACGATTAACTGGCAGTTTAGCTTTCGGAGCGTTAGCACGTGTGGTTCTTGTAGTTGCTAAGTTACCCAAAGAAGATGACGAAGACGAAATGACTTGGTTATTAATGCGTGCCAAGTCCAATATTGGCCCAGACGAAGGCGGATTTGTTTATCAGTTACAGCAAAACGAGCTGGCATGCCATCCAGGGGTATGTGGATCATTTATCAAATGGAAGCAGTTTGTCGAAGGCTCTGCCCGAGATTGGCTTGCATCTGCTGAAAAGACAAATGAAGGTAAGCGTCAAGGGGCATTGGAAAAAGCAATTAAGTTTTTATCAGAATTGCTAATGAATGGACCATTACCGCAGGCGGATATCGAAGCGCAATATCTACATGCTGGCCATTCGCATTCAACGATGAGGCGTGCCAAATCTAATTTGCAGATTCAGTCAGTCAAAGCAGGTGGATATTTTGGTAGTGAAGATCAGCAATGGCTCTGGACATTACCAAACACTGTCACTGAAGATGAAGATATAGGTTGA
- a CDS encoding helix-turn-helix transcriptional regulator, translating to MYQLPEKGCIRLKHILQLIDVSKSTWWKGVKDGRFPQPVRFGSRLTMWRVEDIRRLIEQGNCKWN from the coding sequence ATGTATCAACTTCCCGAAAAAGGCTGCATTCGTCTTAAACATATTCTTCAGCTAATTGATGTTAGTAAATCAACATGGTGGAAAGGAGTTAAGGACGGTCGATTTCCACAACCTGTACGATTTGGTTCTCGCCTGACTATGTGGCGTGTGGAGGATATAAGAAGACTTATAGAACAAGGAAATTGTAAATGGAATTGA
- a CDS encoding tyrosine-type recombinase/integrase produces the protein MGKLTAKQVEHLAAEGKERREADGDGLFLRVRPSGAKSWLFCYRLGSDRQWLQMTIGSLKDVSLKEAREKLKELRRLVADGIDPRNARAATKAENTQAVTMQALFNSWIEFIKISSNVTAVWIKRHEDRWRLHLKACLGNILARDITRAHLSSALDAMVRKGIKEETRKALTTLNLMLDYGLTRHLVESNPARMLKPKDFFVTAAKPRDRVLALPELRELWKALEQANDLASNNNISKMSLITTSAIKLLILTGARRSEVAGMKWSELNFETAEWILPAERSKNRQAHAMYLSELAIAILEALKPISGHSLFVFDTGRYLEHGHIHEDSLTGVIARLRGVVKGTKKKTVNNAPLEQMQPFTIHDLRRSAATAWGEYLKTDPHVIERMLNHQPANKLVATYQRAIYADEQKEAWLKWGELVEHMVANDPNNLVLFSKIVSRKEAV, from the coding sequence ATGGGAAAATTGACTGCAAAGCAGGTTGAGCATTTAGCAGCAGAAGGCAAAGAACGGCGAGAAGCTGATGGTGACGGGTTATTTCTAAGAGTCAGACCAAGCGGTGCTAAAAGTTGGTTGTTTTGTTATCGATTAGGCAGTGATAGACAATGGCTGCAGATGACTATTGGTTCTCTAAAAGATGTTTCCCTTAAAGAAGCTCGTGAGAAATTAAAAGAATTAAGACGCTTGGTTGCCGATGGGATTGATCCTAGAAATGCAAGGGCTGCAACAAAAGCAGAAAATACCCAAGCCGTTACGATGCAAGCCTTATTCAATTCGTGGATAGAGTTTATAAAAATCAGCAGTAATGTAACTGCTGTATGGATAAAGCGGCACGAAGATCGTTGGCGATTGCATTTAAAAGCTTGTTTGGGGAACATCCTGGCACGAGATATCACTCGTGCTCATTTATCAAGTGCTTTAGATGCAATGGTTCGCAAGGGAATAAAAGAAGAAACAAGAAAAGCACTGACAACCCTGAATCTAATGCTGGACTATGGCTTAACTCGCCATTTAGTTGAATCTAACCCTGCCAGGATGTTAAAGCCAAAGGATTTTTTTGTGACTGCTGCGAAGCCTCGTGATCGAGTTTTAGCACTGCCAGAACTACGTGAATTGTGGAAGGCGCTTGAGCAGGCCAATGATCTGGCATCTAACAACAATATTTCCAAAATGTCTCTGATAACCACCAGTGCGATAAAACTACTCATATTAACAGGTGCTCGTCGTTCAGAAGTGGCTGGGATGAAATGGTCAGAACTAAACTTTGAAACTGCGGAGTGGATTTTGCCTGCAGAGAGAAGTAAAAACCGTCAAGCACATGCAATGTATTTATCTGAGCTTGCAATAGCTATTCTGGAGGCTTTAAAGCCTATTTCTGGGCATTCTCTTTTTGTTTTCGATACAGGACGTTATTTAGAGCATGGGCATATTCATGAGGATTCTTTAACAGGAGTGATTGCTCGGCTAAGAGGTGTTGTTAAGGGAACTAAGAAAAAAACAGTAAATAATGCACCTTTAGAGCAAATGCAGCCGTTTACTATCCATGATTTAAGACGTTCTGCTGCGACAGCATGGGGTGAGTATTTGAAGACTGATCCTCATGTTATTGAGCGTATGTTAAACCATCAGCCAGCAAATAAATTAGTCGCTACTTATCAACGTGCTATTTATGCTGATGAGCAAAAGGAGGCTTGGCTTAAATGGGGTGAATTAGTTGAACACATGGTAGCTAATGATCCCAACAACTTGGTTTTATTTTCTAAAATAGTTTCGCGAAAGGAAGCGGTATGA
- the flgL gene encoding flagellar hook-associated protein FlgL, with protein sequence MRISTNQVYMRGLNNMLAQQVETLKLQQQLSSQKKLQSPSDDPITAAKIDLMKQRINSTDRLQQNRDAALSALSYEESTMSNVINVLQRVREIQVQAGNTSLSEADRKALSEEAQSLLEQLQGLANTQDSNGYYLFSGAKTSTQAITRDASGQFVYNGDETQRFQSISGGLNVAVNDNGSDLFMRIPNGNGYFTVSQPATPNTGSGAVNSGTVVDIAAYVPDDYTLQFVLNTSNQLVVMVSGLNSGPVIPPTGLPDDAPLYQEGAAVTFNGIQVTVTGQPGVGDSFSIRPSQNESLFSTVDRMVVNLNRSFLTAADKAVVETENHQLLDQLDSALDNLLAFQAQVGARLNQLDVAEQVNGDVLQTSQETLSSLEDINLAEVAVKLELQQVYLQAAQQSFAKIQGLSLFDYI encoded by the coding sequence ATGCGTATTTCAACGAATCAAGTGTATATGCGAGGCCTGAATAACATGTTGGCTCAGCAAGTTGAAACTCTAAAACTACAACAACAATTGTCATCACAAAAGAAATTGCAATCTCCATCAGATGATCCTATTACGGCTGCAAAAATTGATTTGATGAAACAACGCATTAATAGCACAGATCGCCTGCAGCAAAATCGTGATGCTGCTCTAAGTGCTCTAAGTTATGAAGAAAGTACCATGAGCAACGTTATCAATGTACTTCAACGAGTTCGCGAGATACAAGTACAGGCTGGAAATACATCGCTTTCAGAGGCCGATCGTAAAGCGCTAAGTGAGGAAGCACAAAGTTTATTAGAACAATTGCAGGGACTGGCTAATACTCAAGATAGTAATGGTTATTATCTATTTAGTGGTGCAAAAACATCCACACAAGCAATCACTCGAGATGCAAGTGGTCAATTCGTCTACAATGGGGATGAAACGCAACGATTTCAATCAATTAGTGGTGGGTTGAATGTCGCTGTTAATGATAATGGCTCTGACTTATTTATGCGAATCCCAAATGGCAATGGTTATTTTACTGTAAGCCAACCTGCAACACCGAATACAGGGAGTGGGGCTGTTAATTCAGGCACAGTCGTGGATATTGCTGCCTATGTTCCTGATGATTACACCCTGCAATTTGTTTTAAATACATCTAACCAGCTAGTGGTTATGGTGAGTGGCTTGAATAGTGGGCCGGTTATTCCGCCAACAGGCCTTCCTGATGATGCTCCGTTATATCAAGAAGGTGCTGCAGTAACGTTTAATGGCATTCAGGTTACAGTGACCGGTCAACCTGGTGTTGGCGATTCATTTAGTATCCGACCATCGCAAAATGAATCCCTTTTTTCAACAGTAGACAGAATGGTCGTGAATTTAAATCGTTCATTCTTAACAGCAGCTGATAAAGCAGTAGTCGAGACAGAAAATCACCAGTTACTGGATCAATTAGATTCCGCTCTTGATAACCTGTTGGCCTTTCAGGCTCAAGTAGGTGCGCGTTTAAATCAGCTTGATGTGGCAGAGCAAGTCAATGGTGATGTCTTACAAACAAGCCAGGAAACACTATCCTCCCTGGAAGATATCAATCTTGCCGAAGTCGCTGTAAAACTCGAGCTCCAACAAGTGTATCTACAAGCAGCTCAACAAAGCTTCGCAAAAATCCAGGGTTTATCGCTATTTGATTATATCTAA
- the flgK gene encoding flagellar hook-associated protein FlgK: MSGILNIAASSLNAFQRALEVVGNNIANVNTQGYSRQTAQFNPTPSHRYAGSFIGTGVTVTGIKRNTDQFATRQVRETLTTKTEYDTFYQQALQIDKLLSQEGTSVSASLQQFFNSLAQLNEAPDSIASRGVAIKQSELLVDQFNSLQYQLDEYQQNNTMQIKEAVNHINQITASIAEVNQQLGGMRNAPELLDKRDELLRELSQYVDVTVIDEGDVGISVAIGSGDMLVMGSEYRELAIQPNTAGQYGTKITINNGAGQTEITQNLHSGMLGGFLSFEEDVIGHASQLLGQMAIGLAQRFNAQHRLGMDMNSQIGKDFFTDFNDASLQAARSVPSSNNTGTAVLSVAISDIAQTKLSDYELIVTDTGTNEIRLIRKSDGQSTTLNWTDTPPTPPAGQIVVDGMTITVNDVGNLNNDDRFTLTPTRGASRDLKLLITDAREIAFASPVRTQTSLANTGNGRIALGDIFNTTTVNKEFRIDFISDTQYNLVNVTDSITTGPFAFTPNSDNTVLIPDALTPSYSLVLSGIPKSGDSFSSSYNSGGIGDNRNGLELNALQRNKVFEGGTESLFDRYSNLIAQVGGKTYQAKLRSDAADILHQQAVEFRESKSGVNLDEEATNLLRFQQAYQAASQVMAVSGQMMDILFAAMR; the protein is encoded by the coding sequence ATGTCAGGCATTTTAAATATTGCGGCATCAAGTCTTAATGCATTTCAACGTGCGCTTGAGGTAGTTGGGAACAATATTGCGAATGTGAATACCCAAGGCTATTCAAGACAAACCGCTCAATTTAACCCAACACCATCTCACCGCTATGCAGGTTCTTTTATTGGAACCGGAGTTACAGTTACTGGCATTAAACGCAATACAGACCAATTTGCGACTCGCCAGGTGAGAGAAACGCTAACGACTAAAACAGAATATGATACCTTTTATCAACAGGCACTCCAGATAGACAAGCTTTTATCCCAAGAGGGAACCAGTGTTTCAGCGAGTCTACAGCAGTTTTTTAATTCCTTAGCCCAATTAAACGAAGCCCCTGATAGTATTGCTTCCCGCGGAGTAGCCATAAAGCAAAGCGAACTACTTGTTGATCAATTTAATTCTTTGCAGTATCAATTGGATGAATATCAGCAAAACAATACTATGCAAATCAAGGAAGCCGTTAATCATATTAATCAAATCACCGCAAGTATTGCTGAAGTCAACCAACAACTAGGTGGAATGCGTAATGCACCTGAATTACTCGATAAACGCGATGAATTACTACGTGAGCTGTCTCAATATGTTGATGTGACTGTGATTGATGAAGGAGATGTGGGTATTAGTGTAGCAATTGGTAGCGGTGATATGTTGGTTATGGGATCTGAATATCGCGAGCTAGCTATTCAACCCAATACTGCAGGTCAGTATGGTACAAAAATTACGATTAACAATGGTGCCGGACAAACCGAAATTACTCAGAATTTGCATTCGGGGATGTTAGGGGGATTTTTAAGTTTTGAAGAAGATGTTATTGGTCATGCCAGTCAGTTATTAGGACAAATGGCCATAGGTCTTGCTCAACGATTTAATGCACAACACCGCTTAGGCATGGATATGAATAGCCAGATTGGTAAAGATTTCTTTACTGATTTTAATGACGCCTCCTTGCAGGCAGCTCGTTCCGTACCTTCTTCAAATAACACAGGTACTGCCGTTCTATCTGTTGCTATATCGGATATCGCTCAAACCAAACTAAGTGATTATGAATTAATAGTCACTGACACAGGAACTAATGAGATAAGACTAATTCGCAAATCAGACGGTCAATCAACAACATTAAATTGGACGGATACGCCTCCAACACCACCAGCAGGGCAAATTGTCGTTGATGGAATGACTATTACTGTTAATGATGTTGGTAATTTAAATAATGATGATCGATTTACGTTAACTCCGACTCGTGGAGCTTCCAGGGATTTGAAGTTACTCATTACCGATGCACGAGAAATTGCATTTGCTTCACCTGTACGTACACAAACCTCATTAGCCAATACAGGCAATGGTCGGATTGCTTTAGGAGACATATTTAATACCACGACCGTTAACAAAGAATTTCGCATTGATTTTATTTCAGATACTCAATACAACTTAGTCAATGTGACAGACAGCATCACGACAGGTCCCTTTGCATTTACACCCAATTCTGACAATACTGTTCTCATTCCTGATGCATTGACACCGTCTTATTCTCTTGTTCTGTCTGGTATCCCAAAATCTGGAGACAGTTTTTCTTCGTCTTATAATAGCGGGGGAATAGGGGATAACCGCAATGGCTTGGAATTAAATGCCTTACAACGAAATAAAGTCTTTGAAGGTGGCACGGAAAGTTTATTCGATAGGTATTCTAATTTAATCGCCCAAGTGGGTGGAAAAACCTATCAAGCTAAACTTCGTAGCGACGCTGCCGATATATTACATCAACAAGCTGTCGAGTTTCGTGAAAGTAAAAGTGGTGTCAACCTGGATGAAGAGGCTACCAATTTATTACGCTTTCAGCAGGCTTATCAAGCAGCAAGTCAGGTAATGGCAGTTTCTGGTCAGATGATGGATATATTATTTGCCGCTATGAGGTGA